One stretch of Saccharopolyspora erythraea DNA includes these proteins:
- a CDS encoding VOC family protein, translating to MAVVTPGSSPPQWDLYPGMPCWIELITTDAERACEFYAGLFSWEYRLHRDPEAGEHLIALHDGFPVASIRAASGEHSVWRLYLATGDSAAAAEEATRLGAAITVPRNHVSGLGTKVVLTGPSDAEFGLLEPEEGWQFDVGLPGTLMWAELVTIKAQTADVFFQELFGYDHEQFGTEGRSDYSVWYLGEESVLARVSMIREFITAHTRPHWLLYLGVDRARGTDEVVREAIGLGGRVRVDPYDSSIGRVAVLRDPTGARFAVVDPSQAGNFGTAANFDPYDD from the coding sequence ATGGCCGTCGTGACACCGGGATCCTCGCCACCGCAGTGGGATCTCTACCCTGGGATGCCCTGCTGGATCGAGCTGATCACCACCGACGCCGAGCGGGCGTGCGAGTTCTACGCGGGCCTGTTCAGCTGGGAGTACCGGCTGCACCGGGACCCGGAAGCGGGCGAGCACCTGATCGCCCTGCACGACGGTTTCCCGGTCGCCAGCATCCGCGCCGCCTCGGGTGAGCACTCGGTGTGGCGGCTCTACCTGGCCACCGGGGACAGCGCGGCCGCCGCGGAGGAGGCGACCCGCCTCGGCGCCGCGATCACCGTGCCCCGCAACCACGTCAGCGGCCTCGGCACGAAGGTCGTGCTGACGGGGCCCAGCGACGCCGAGTTCGGCCTGCTGGAACCGGAGGAGGGCTGGCAGTTCGACGTCGGCCTGCCGGGCACCCTGATGTGGGCCGAGCTGGTGACGATCAAGGCCCAGACCGCCGACGTGTTCTTCCAGGAGCTCTTCGGCTACGACCACGAGCAGTTCGGCACCGAGGGGCGCTCGGACTACTCGGTCTGGTACCTCGGGGAGGAGTCGGTGCTGGCCCGGGTCAGCATGATCCGCGAGTTCATCACCGCCCACACCAGGCCGCACTGGCTGCTGTACCTGGGCGTGGACCGGGCGCGCGGCACCGACGAGGTGGTGCGCGAGGCGATCGGGCTCGGTGGGCGGGTCCGGGTCGACCCCTACGACTCCAGCATCGGGCGGGTCGCGGTGCTGCGCGATCCGACGGGCGCCCGGTTCGCCGTGGTCGACCCGAGCCAGGCGGGCAACTTCGGCACCGCGGCCAACTTCGATCCCTACGACGACTGA
- a CDS encoding chitinase: MSRTLVAAALGAALLTLAPSASARPPEEPAATRDVPAHALVGYLHTSFANGSGYVRIADAPPEWDVIDLAFAEPTSPTSGQLEFSLCPVAECPEVETEQEFIAGIRQKQSEGKKVVLSVGGANGQVRLETAAARDAFVSSASAIIDRYGLDGLDIDFEGHSLELAPGDTDVRNPKTPVIVNLIDALRALTGKYGESFVLTMAPETFFVQVGYQHYGGGTGADPRAGAYLPVIEAMRGELDLLHVQNYNSGPVMGLDGQYHTMGNADFHVAMIDMLLTGFPLAGNPANTFAPLAPEQVAIGLPAANPAGNGFTPVPEVHKALDCLRAGTGCGPYRPHGTYPGLRGLMAWSINWDVYHGNEFARSHDGHTG, encoded by the coding sequence ATGTCGCGCACCCTCGTCGCCGCCGCGCTCGGCGCCGCCCTGCTCACCCTCGCACCCTCCGCGTCGGCCCGGCCGCCCGAGGAGCCCGCGGCCACCCGGGACGTGCCCGCGCACGCGCTCGTCGGGTACCTGCACACCAGCTTCGCCAACGGCTCGGGCTACGTCCGCATCGCCGACGCGCCGCCGGAGTGGGACGTCATCGACCTCGCGTTCGCCGAGCCCACCTCGCCCACCTCCGGGCAGCTGGAATTCTCGCTGTGCCCGGTCGCGGAGTGCCCGGAGGTCGAGACCGAGCAGGAGTTCATCGCCGGTATCCGGCAGAAGCAGTCCGAGGGCAAGAAGGTCGTGCTGTCGGTCGGCGGCGCCAACGGGCAGGTCCGGCTGGAGACCGCGGCGGCCCGGGACGCCTTCGTGTCGTCGGCGAGCGCGATCATCGACCGCTACGGGCTCGACGGGCTGGACATCGACTTCGAGGGCCACTCCCTCGAGCTCGCCCCCGGCGACACCGACGTGCGCAACCCCAAGACCCCGGTGATCGTCAACCTGATCGACGCGCTGCGCGCCCTGACCGGCAAGTACGGCGAGTCGTTCGTGCTGACCATGGCGCCGGAAACCTTCTTCGTGCAGGTCGGCTACCAGCACTACGGCGGCGGCACCGGTGCCGATCCGCGCGCCGGGGCGTACCTGCCGGTCATCGAGGCGATGCGCGGCGAGCTTGACCTGCTGCACGTGCAGAACTACAACTCCGGCCCGGTGATGGGCCTCGACGGCCAGTACCACACGATGGGCAACGCCGACTTCCACGTCGCGATGATCGACATGCTGCTCACCGGGTTCCCGCTGGCGGGCAACCCCGCCAACACCTTCGCACCGCTGGCGCCCGAGCAGGTCGCGATCGGCCTGCCCGCGGCCAACCCGGCGGGCAACGGCTTCACCCCGGTGCCCGAGGTGCACAAGGCCCTGGACTGCCTGCGCGCGGGGACCGGCTGCGGCCCGTACCGTCCGCACGGCACCTATCCGGGGTTGCGCGGGCTGATGGCGTGGTCGATCAACTGGGACGTCTACCACGGCAACGAGTTCGCCCGCAGCCACGACGGCCACACCGGCTAG
- a CDS encoding HAD family hydrolase — translation MTDAADQGPTSPAAVLFDMDGTLVDSEKLWTIALDDYAAHRGGSLSDATREVMVGSNMTRSMIMLLEDLGLPTEDADVDHAAAWVGARTAELFREGLPWRPGAPEALRTVREHGIRTALVTSTIRSLAEIALDTIGRDHFDITVCGDEVDGRNKPDPEPYLRAARLLGVDPAECVAIEDSPTGVASAEAAGCTVIAIPCEVPLLPGDRRVLRDSLEGLDLTTLSTVLDGAAA, via the coding sequence ATGACCGACGCCGCCGATCAGGGCCCGACCAGCCCGGCCGCCGTCTTGTTCGACATGGACGGCACCCTGGTCGACTCCGAGAAGCTCTGGACCATCGCTCTGGACGACTACGCCGCGCATCGGGGAGGCAGCCTGTCCGACGCCACCCGCGAGGTCATGGTCGGCTCGAACATGACCCGCAGCATGATCATGCTGCTGGAGGACCTCGGCCTGCCGACCGAGGACGCCGACGTCGACCACGCCGCGGCCTGGGTCGGGGCGCGCACCGCGGAGCTGTTCCGCGAGGGCCTGCCCTGGCGGCCCGGCGCCCCGGAGGCCCTGCGCACCGTCCGCGAGCACGGCATCCGCACCGCGCTGGTGACCTCCACCATCCGGTCGCTGGCCGAGATCGCGCTGGACACCATCGGACGCGACCACTTCGACATCACCGTCTGCGGTGACGAGGTCGACGGCCGCAACAAGCCCGACCCGGAGCCCTACCTGCGGGCCGCCCGCCTGCTCGGGGTGGACCCGGCCGAGTGCGTCGCGATCGAGGACTCGCCGACCGGGGTCGCCTCGGCCGAGGCCGCGGGCTGCACGGTGATCGCGATCCCGTGCGAGGTGCCGTTGCTGCCGGGCGACCGCCGCGTGCTGCGCGACTCGCTGGAAGGGCTCGACCTGACCACGCTCTCCACTGTCCTGGACGGGGCCGCGGCCTGA
- a CDS encoding phosphoribosyl-ATP diphosphatase gives MKTFDELFAELQERARTRPEGSSTVAALDAGVHAQGKKVIEEAGEVWIAAEYESDEALAEEISQLLYRLQVVMLGRGLSLEDVYRYL, from the coding sequence GTGAAGACCTTCGACGAACTGTTCGCCGAACTGCAGGAACGCGCCCGGACCCGCCCCGAGGGCTCGTCCACGGTGGCCGCGCTCGACGCCGGGGTGCACGCCCAGGGCAAGAAGGTCATCGAGGAAGCCGGCGAGGTGTGGATCGCCGCCGAGTACGAGTCCGACGAGGCGCTGGCCGAGGAGATCTCGCAGCTGCTGTACCGGTTGCAGGTCGTCATGCTCGGCCGCGGCCTGTCCCTCGAAGACGTCTACCGCTACCTCTGA
- the hisG gene encoding ATP phosphoribosyltransferase, giving the protein MLRVAVPNKGTLAGPASEMLAEAGYRQRHEQRDLTVLDPVNDVEFFFLRPKDIAIYVGSGELDLGITGRDLALDSGSQVDERLALGFGGSNFRYAAPAAAGEWSVGDLAGRRIATSYPRLVTDDLARYGVSAEVIRLDGAVEISIQLGVADAIADVVGSGRTLRQHGLVAFGDPICSSEAVVIERRGSDQQEAKDRLVARLQGVVFAQQYVMLDYNCPRDLLDEAAKLTPGLGSPTMSPLADEKWVAVRAMVSRKKAPAIMDRLADFGAKAILSSDIRSCRM; this is encoded by the coding sequence ATGCTGCGTGTGGCAGTGCCCAACAAGGGCACGTTGGCCGGTCCCGCCTCCGAGATGCTCGCGGAAGCCGGGTACCGGCAGCGGCATGAGCAGCGGGACCTGACCGTCCTCGACCCGGTCAACGACGTCGAGTTCTTCTTCCTGCGGCCCAAGGACATCGCCATCTACGTCGGATCCGGCGAGCTCGACCTGGGCATCACCGGACGCGACCTGGCGCTGGACTCCGGCTCGCAGGTCGACGAGCGGCTGGCGCTGGGCTTCGGCGGCTCCAACTTCCGCTACGCCGCGCCGGCCGCGGCGGGGGAGTGGAGCGTCGGCGACCTCGCGGGCAGGCGGATCGCCACCTCCTACCCGCGGCTGGTCACCGACGACCTGGCCCGCTACGGCGTCAGCGCCGAGGTCATCCGCCTGGACGGCGCGGTGGAGATCTCCATCCAGCTCGGCGTGGCCGACGCGATCGCCGACGTCGTCGGCTCCGGGCGCACGCTGCGCCAGCACGGCCTGGTCGCCTTCGGCGACCCGATCTGCTCCTCGGAGGCGGTGGTGATCGAGCGCCGCGGCTCCGACCAGCAGGAGGCCAAGGACCGCCTGGTGGCCAGGCTGCAGGGCGTGGTGTTCGCCCAGCAGTACGTGATGCTGGACTACAACTGCCCGCGCGACCTGCTCGACGAGGCCGCGAAGCTGACCCCCGGGCTCGGCTCGCCGACGATGTCGCCGCTGGCCGACGAGAAGTGGGTCGCGGTCCGCGCGATGGTCTCCCGCAAGAAGGCCCCGGCGATCATGGACCGGCTCGCCGACTTCGGCGCGAAGGCGATCCTGTCGTCGGACATCCGCTCCTGCCGGATGTGA
- a CDS encoding homoserine dehydrogenase: METAVLLAGYGPVGQAYAGLLREHRAAWRDRYGVDLRLVEVRGNRTRTSVAASGQVAPREEWEPADDITDALARTGAHVFAQAVPSDGGDRAAREALAALAGGAHVVTATKTHLLTEWHALDRAARAAGRSVRVSGATGAAMPAGDLARSVLRGFDVQAVRGCLNGTATFVLDRLAEGVPPADAVARAQELGIAEADVSADLSGRDAATKMRLLAALLWGWDPARTEVSAEPVTARDVGPGHRLRHVATAEAARPGVVEVRLSAEPVTSPLGALTGPEKAVTYDCGEAGPVSVSGGRSSPRGAALAMVKDTLGAVLEGTAGFR; encoded by the coding sequence ATGGAGACGGCGGTGCTGCTCGCCGGGTACGGACCGGTCGGGCAGGCCTACGCCGGGCTGCTGCGCGAGCACCGGGCCGCCTGGCGCGACCGCTACGGCGTCGACCTGCGGCTGGTGGAGGTCCGCGGCAACCGGACCAGGACCTCGGTCGCCGCATCAGGCCAGGTCGCACCGCGCGAGGAGTGGGAGCCGGCCGACGACATCACCGACGCCCTCGCCCGCACGGGCGCGCACGTGTTCGCCCAGGCCGTGCCCTCCGACGGCGGCGACCGCGCGGCGCGGGAGGCGCTGGCCGCCCTCGCCGGCGGCGCGCACGTGGTGACGGCCACCAAGACCCACCTGCTCACCGAGTGGCACGCCCTGGACCGGGCGGCTCGCGCCGCGGGCCGGTCCGTCCGCGTCTCCGGCGCCACCGGCGCCGCCATGCCCGCCGGCGACCTCGCCCGCTCGGTCCTGCGCGGGTTCGACGTGCAGGCGGTGCGCGGCTGCCTCAACGGCACCGCGACGTTCGTCCTGGACCGGCTGGCAGAGGGCGTCCCGCCGGCCGACGCGGTTGCGCGGGCCCAGGAGCTGGGCATCGCCGAGGCCGACGTCTCGGCGGACCTGTCGGGCCGGGACGCGGCGACCAAGATGCGGCTGCTGGCGGCCTTGCTGTGGGGCTGGGACCCGGCCCGCACCGAGGTCAGCGCCGAGCCGGTGACCGCGCGCGACGTCGGACCAGGCCACCGGCTGCGCCACGTCGCCACCGCCGAGGCCGCCCGGCCCGGCGTGGTCGAGGTCCGGCTGAGCGCCGAGCCGGTGACCTCGCCGCTGGGCGCGCTGACCGGACCGGAGAAGGCCGTCACCTACGACTGCGGCGAGGCCGGGCCGGTGTCGGTCTCCGGCGGGCGCTCCAGCCCGCGCGGCGCGGCGTTGGCGATGGTCAAGGACACCCTCGGCGCGGTGCTGGAAGGCACCGCCGGGTTCCGGTGA
- a CDS encoding PAC2 family protein, with amino-acid sequence MTDRDPTPAEDSREQPELTDPIVVAAFEGWNDAGDAASSAIEHLQLTWDATPLSEIDPDPYYDFQVSRPTVKLADGITRKITWPTTRLSVCRPPGSGRDIVLVHGIEPNMRWRAFCGELVDQVERIGASTVVSLGALLADSPHTRPVPVTGAAYDSASASRYGLEQSKYEGPTGIVGIFQDACVQAGIPAISFWAAVPHYVSQPPSPKATLALLHRVEEALDLEVPLGALPEQAEEWETTVSEMAEEDEDVRNYVRALEERGDAEVTLTETSGDAIAAEFERYLRRRGPGGKGPMGPGPG; translated from the coding sequence GTGACCGATCGCGACCCCACCCCCGCAGAAGACTCGCGCGAACAGCCCGAGCTGACCGACCCGATCGTGGTGGCGGCCTTCGAAGGCTGGAACGACGCAGGCGACGCCGCCAGTTCCGCGATCGAACACCTCCAGCTCACCTGGGACGCGACCCCGCTGTCGGAGATCGACCCGGACCCCTACTACGACTTCCAGGTCTCGCGCCCGACGGTGAAGCTGGCGGACGGCATCACCAGGAAGATCACCTGGCCCACGACCCGGCTGTCGGTGTGCCGCCCGCCGGGCTCCGGGCGCGACATCGTGCTGGTCCACGGCATCGAGCCGAACATGCGCTGGCGCGCCTTCTGCGGCGAGCTGGTCGACCAGGTCGAGCGGATCGGCGCGAGCACCGTGGTGTCCCTCGGGGCGCTGCTCGCCGACTCGCCGCACACGCGCCCGGTGCCGGTGACCGGCGCGGCCTACGACTCGGCCTCGGCCAGCCGCTACGGGCTGGAGCAGTCCAAGTACGAGGGCCCGACCGGCATCGTCGGGATCTTCCAGGACGCGTGCGTGCAGGCCGGGATCCCGGCCATCTCGTTCTGGGCGGCCGTGCCGCACTACGTGTCGCAGCCGCCGTCGCCGAAGGCGACCCTGGCGCTGCTGCACCGCGTCGAGGAGGCGCTGGACCTCGAAGTCCCGCTCGGGGCGCTGCCGGAGCAGGCCGAGGAGTGGGAGACCACGGTCAGCGAGATGGCCGAGGAGGACGAGGACGTCCGCAACTACGTCCGGGCACTGGAGGAGCGGGGCGACGCCGAGGTGACGCTCACCGAGACCAGCGGCGACGCCATCGCCGCGGAGTTCGAGCGCTACCTGCGCCGCCGCGGGCCCGGCGGGAAGGGCCCGATGGGCCCCGGACCCGGCTGA
- a CDS encoding antibiotic biosynthesis monooxygenase family protein — MVLETAVLDVVAGRAVEFEAAFEEARPLVAATPGFLGLELRRCLERPGRYRLLIRWRSVRDHEVGFRQGPNYPRWKQLLHHFYDPFPVVEHYELVTSDAEMPEIAG, encoded by the coding sequence GTGGTCCTGGAAACCGCTGTCCTCGACGTGGTCGCGGGCCGTGCGGTGGAGTTCGAGGCCGCTTTCGAGGAGGCCAGGCCGCTGGTGGCGGCCACGCCGGGCTTCCTCGGGCTCGAGCTGCGCCGGTGCCTGGAGCGGCCCGGCCGGTACCGGCTGCTGATCCGCTGGCGGTCGGTGCGCGACCACGAGGTGGGCTTCCGCCAAGGCCCGAACTACCCGCGCTGGAAGCAGCTCCTGCACCACTTCTACGACCCGTTCCCGGTCGTCGAGCATTACGAGCTGGTGACCTCCGACGCCGAAATGCCCGAAATCGCCGGTTGA